The Paraburkholderia acidisoli genome contains a region encoding:
- a CDS encoding YggS family pyridoxal phosphate-dependent enzyme: MNADNAHPNTVTRHDQHGRWPQAASIDDFRRNLATVQARIEAACARVGRDSRDVRLLPVSKTKPEASLRLAYAAGCRMLGENRPQEAHRKWEALGDLTDLRWSVIGHLQTNKAKLVAQCAAEFQALDSLRVAEALERRLQTEGRALDVFVQVNTSGEASKYGLAPGDVAAFLRALSAFPALRVRGLMTLAMLSADSARVRQCFVRLRELRERLRNEAPAGITLDELSMGMSGDYEIAIEEGATVVRVGQAIFGARSTPDSAYWPVAHDAPI, encoded by the coding sequence ATGAACGCCGATAACGCCCACCCGAACACCGTCACGCGGCACGACCAGCACGGCCGCTGGCCGCAGGCGGCATCGATCGACGACTTCCGCCGCAATCTCGCAACGGTTCAGGCCCGGATCGAGGCGGCGTGCGCGCGCGTGGGTCGCGACTCGCGCGACGTGCGGCTCTTGCCCGTGAGCAAGACGAAGCCCGAGGCGAGCTTGCGGCTCGCCTATGCCGCGGGTTGCCGCATGCTGGGCGAAAACCGGCCTCAGGAAGCGCATCGCAAGTGGGAAGCGCTCGGCGATCTGACCGATCTGCGCTGGTCCGTGATCGGGCATCTGCAGACCAACAAGGCGAAGCTCGTCGCGCAGTGCGCAGCGGAATTTCAGGCGCTGGACAGCCTGCGCGTAGCCGAGGCGCTGGAGCGCCGCCTGCAGACCGAGGGCCGCGCACTCGACGTGTTCGTGCAGGTCAACACGTCCGGCGAGGCCAGCAAATACGGTCTCGCGCCCGGCGACGTCGCGGCCTTTCTGCGCGCGTTGAGCGCGTTTCCGGCGCTGCGCGTGCGCGGGCTCATGACACTCGCCATGCTGTCCGCCGACAGCGCGCGCGTCCGCCAATGCTTCGTACGCCTGCGCGAATTGCGCGAGCGCTTGCGCAACGAGGCGCCGGCGGGCATCACGCTCGATGAACTGTCGATGGGTATGTCCGGCGACTACGAGATCGCCATCGAGGAAGGCGCCACGGTCGTGCGCGTCGGTCAGGCGATCTTCGGCGCGCGCAGCACGCCGGACAGCGCGTACTGGCCCGTGGCGCACGACGCGCCGATCTGA
- a CDS encoding sulfurtransferase TusA family protein: MQVHKEVDARGLNCPLPILRAKKALADMESGQILKVLATDPGSQRDFAAFAKQTGNEIVESTHEDKVFVFLMRRR, translated from the coding sequence ATTCAGGTTCACAAGGAAGTGGATGCGCGCGGGCTGAACTGCCCGCTGCCGATCCTGCGCGCCAAGAAGGCGCTCGCCGACATGGAAAGCGGCCAGATACTCAAGGTGCTCGCGACCGATCCCGGCTCGCAGCGCGATTTCGCCGCGTTCGCGAAACAGACCGGCAACGAGATCGTCGAAAGCACGCATGAAGACAAGGTATTCGTGTTTCTGATGCGCCGCCGCTGA
- a CDS encoding carboxymuconolactone decarboxylase family protein, with translation MSRVSLEVNHAPAASQPVLTQIQQAFGTTPNMFKAVANSPAALKSMWAAFGALGQGTLGAKLGEQIAVAIANRNRCEYCLAAHTVLGQKAGATADDMAAAQVGASADARTAAALTFALAVVEQRAQLADTDVSALREAGFDDQQIVEIMAHVALNLFTNYINVALDVPVDFPKVALK, from the coding sequence ATGTCCCGCGTCTCTCTCGAAGTCAACCACGCCCCCGCCGCCAGCCAGCCCGTGCTCACGCAGATCCAGCAGGCCTTTGGCACGACGCCCAACATGTTCAAAGCCGTAGCGAACTCGCCGGCCGCGCTCAAGAGCATGTGGGCCGCGTTCGGCGCGCTCGGTCAGGGCACGCTTGGCGCGAAGCTCGGCGAGCAGATCGCCGTGGCCATTGCCAACCGCAATCGCTGCGAGTACTGCCTGGCCGCCCACACGGTGCTCGGCCAGAAAGCCGGCGCGACGGCGGACGACATGGCGGCCGCGCAAGTGGGCGCATCGGCCGATGCCCGCACCGCCGCCGCGCTCACGTTCGCGCTCGCCGTGGTCGAACAGCGTGCGCAACTCGCCGATACCGACGTGAGCGCGCTGCGCGAAGCCGGCTTCGACGACCAGCAGATCGTCGAAATCATGGCGCACGTCGCGCTGAACCTCTTCACCAACTACATCAACGTCGCGCTCGACGTGCCGGTGGATTTCCCCAAGGTGGCACTCAAGTGA